Proteins from a genomic interval of Cardiocondyla obscurior isolate alpha-2009 linkage group LG21, Cobs3.1, whole genome shotgun sequence:
- the LOC139110704 gene encoding bromodomain-containing protein 4 isoform X2 has protein sequence MFLRRLFRKKCQEYKCENPFNTDVDFELLPLRQKVEILRALCDFRLDAEDVEQSLSNLDSDSLRVEPLGHDRKNSAYWYFYGTRLYREDYIDTSNSASHKQKSKPRDKKRKRRRNRVAKEEQEEEEKEEASLINNGRESVWQVVCFTQQDWSRLVEKFRDSEYDTERKLYRTLSEDFMPEIPKLFDLKEKQQRRKLLQRNSARVLRSQEPATQMDTVMVKSKIRTKTTKGTNKKGTHASKSYVKEDPTPPSSTPPVQKKGRQTNNSLASAVGQIVIHTRDEVEDLEKKKGIGNHGENYVSCNYGYKYGYSFGIEEEERCVGMHKVLESVKDHVDAWPFIEPVDEDYAPRYYSVVRRPMDLKTMEEKLENGSYKSLSQFKRDFRLIVDNCRQYNGSDNEYTDMATNLKEAFDKAVSRYLESETSSDEDLTSPRSLVESPTSLSYPSRHLSSSHHNARKRSKKSTKKSKSYKPESKVKSKSNEKVDEDEKRNKSIKVAKKKRGKKKSKKVKEEGSDEDDEEQEDQESEDAISESSVVTSKRRKNIDVNSLLKTKKLPKETEELKTSNKKTSKERHQSKKDSEIVVRSAKETKENKKRKEDFEEDYEPPIIAKSKSRKIEKKELEETTRLTDNVKKSKLKKIEVEENDTIFEESKKQSSHVKTKKNRKREKSNSKAITKSDEKADKGHKQKNKKLKQKNEELKNGELKSQTDSKDVELESALASKHTHISKKLSTLIGNKDVDSLDGLKDKISDRRREEKLKNEKEKQRKAVKGDVHGIYSKKVPSNSSTFHDNDKDSGKRSKSKKSTKEDKIADDAIKKHDPEINENKKSIHAKHAKGSKAEENATIQALNQATEKTLHDINKWLDDAPKLSEFSSGGDSPVLHTSVETNRTGSKIEAARKRPSSMKIFGPHGPSRPKKIQRTIDRLQPGKSKGNLLLKKPLNAPSANANDPASHSTSDNDQSNKDNDEEPKLSLGTVLKNVDSIQLICKSLVSSPNPNLSNDDEEEDHSLAATQASNVKEEKKSHAKEITKTSSTVEEKETTARSTEESQKPKSATPNLSAWFKAFGAPKSKKKDEEAEEATMIKKDGDSQETFSGRQRRLSTGGSSVSESVSSFSQESPPASRASHSPQCQPVITPTEPIRGAGFYQDALSTGSSPYNSPYYATPPRYSAQLPPTPSPQNHPLSPAYPSPYEQPPPVYPQVNAQPPYQSPYQKSSPQDNASEAYSQMSPQRFPQQLPASNQNQSPVYPQHSPQPMQPVYPQSSPQTPPSNYSQPSPQQSATPSYSQPSPQQNAVANYSQPSPQTVASYPQASPQQQQQSPYTQSSPQTPPNYSQPSPHSPYAQSSPQQPTGYNRLSPQPPPANYSQPSPQPPNVYAQPSPQPPSFSPQSSPQTRSSNYSQPSPQPPASYPTPQHDRNYSQSSHQQIQSFSQHSPQASSPFTEPHPSPQPLTNYPVVGQSSPQQPATYSHPLHSPQTPPNYSQLSPQQTSGTATAAAAAAASASSSATAAVNYSQPSPQQSRNYPQSSPQQKSTCNPAQPPQQSPGYSQPSPQQSANYAQLQSSKNSEEYPAQAAAPSANYPQDFKQNPSYIQQSPTVSSSVNEPEHRGEYLKSNTSEKTATGDQQRTFPAQSESLNLNANHQIYQSSSQYPPPYPNSFSNVELQRSASRHGSQQQMQQQQQSASQECSRTSFPEMQPRGFLGKSSSDQLPTPASDQTQLLAFQQNLTTAHEPLYPSGFQPSAYPLPPPNSRPVYPSPHYFDAGSKSAGGGSGGVAVSPSSNPPPMKKRAYESAVSESGARGLSQEGAVPRPSQEQFPNFEPMMALSQPDAVSVSQFDGTPFVGGLADSMATNSAYARLSLSLVGRPPSKEQQQLLTIPRPPPGTKTEHLAAYGRGGPPGPAELEQLNLLQSLQSAVTKNSQGILAMSRRSGESDVRATPVVTMTPTVSQPKTKRSRKSKHPQQQEQSSAAVAATTVTTSGDQSQAAGMPAFPQYAAATAADSIGALKTSTVVPPPAGSAFNFAASASGATAGHAPPFPYDKDATAAAAFAFLTDEFRNPGSYYNMALRQQQHQQQQQQQQQHQQQQQQQQQQQQSQTSMGPPTGSNASGQSTSCNKLGSQPPPRNYPPPHSFLHSAAAAAAAQRSAYAPPVSAYVTPHAPNLTMDQAAYQQYIHTLYALGPPPHHHRPSWL, from the exons ATGTTTTTGCGTAGACTCTTCCGGAAAAAATGTCAA GAATACAAATGTGAAAATCCTTTTAATACAGACGTAGACTTTGAATTGTTACCACTTCGTCAGAAAGTAGAAATATTACGTGCGCTCTGTGACTTTAGGCTTGACGCCGAAGACGTA GAGCAATCGTTAAGCAACTTGGACTCGGATAGCCTGCGAGTCGAACCTTTGGGACATGATCGTAAGAATTCTGCCTACTGGTACTTCTACGGCACTCGATTGTACCGGGAGGATTACATTGATACTTCTAACAGTGCCTCAcacaaacaaaaaagtaaGCCAAGGGACAAAAAGCGCAAAAGACGACGGAACAGAGTGGCGAAGGAGGAacaggaagaggaagagaaggagGAAGCTAGTTTAATAAACAACGGACGAGAAAGCGTTTGGCAAGTTGTTTGTTTTACTCAGCAAGATTGGAGCAGATTAGTTGAAAAATTTCGCGATTCG gaGTACGACACCGAACGTAAGCTTTATCGTACATTGTCCGAGGATTTTATGCCGGAAATACCGAAATTGTTTgatttaaaagagaaacagCAACGACGTAAACTGTTGCAACGTAATAGCGCGCGAGTGCTTCGTAGCCAGGAACCTGCTACACAGATGGATACAGTCATGGTCAAATCCAAGATCAGGACTAAAACGACCAAAGGGACTAATAAAAAAGGGACGCATGCATCAAAATCTTATGTTAAAGAAGACCCCACTCCGCCATCGTCAACTCCTCCAGTTCAGAAAAAAGGACGGCAAACGAATAATTCTTTGGCATCTGCTGTTGGTCAGATTGTAATTCATACCAGGGACGAAGTAGAAGATttagagaagaaaaagggtaTTGGGAATCACGGAGAAAATTACGTATCTTGTAATTATGGTTACAAATATGGGTATTCGTTTGGCatcgaagaagaagagcgtTGCGTCGGTATGCACAAAGTTCTCGAAAGTGTTAAAGATCACGTGGATGCCTGGCCATTCATTGAGCCCGTGGATGAGGATTATGCGCCaag gtATTACAGCGTGGTACGCAGGCCGATGGATCTCAAAACTATGGAAGAGAAATTGGAAAATGGCTCGTATAAAAGCTTAAGTCAGTTTAAACGCGATTTTCGACTTATCGTCGACAATTGCAGACAATATAATGGCTCGGATAATG aataCACGGACATGGCAACTAATCTTAAGGAAGCCTTTGACAAAGCCGTAAGTCGATATTTAGAATCGGAAACGTCCAGCGACGAAGATCTCACTTCTCCTCGGTCACTGGTCGAATCACCTACATCTTTATCGTACCCCTCACGTCATTTATCCTCTTCGCACCATAACGCACGTAAACGTTCGAAAAAATCAACTAAGAAATCCAAATCTTATAAACCtgaaagtaaagtaaaatctAAGAGCAATGAAAAGGTGGACGAAGATGAAAAGAggaataaaagtattaaagttgcgaaaaaaaaaaggggaaagaagaaaagtaaaaaagtgaaagaggaaggatCGGACGAAGATGACGAAGAGCAGGAAGATCAGGAAAGCGAAGATGCAATATCCGAGTCTAGTGTCGTAACgtcaaaaagaagaaaaaatattgatgTAAATAGTTTACTTAAAACCAAAAAGCTACCTAAAGAAACggaagaattaaaaacgtctaataaaaaaacgagTAAAGAGCGACATCAATCGAAAAAAGACTCGGAAATTGTTGTACGATCTGCCAAAGAAActaaggaaaataaaaagcgaaagGAAGATTTTGAAGAAGATTATGAACCTCcaataattgcaaaaagtaaaagtagaaaaatagaaaagaaagaactgGAAGAAACTACAAGATTGACTGACAATGTGAAGaagagtaaattaaaaaagatagaagTAGAAGAAAATGATACAATATTCGAAGAGAGCAAAAAACAATCTTCACATgttaaaacgaaaaagaatcgtaaaagagaaaagtcCAACTCAAAAGCTATAACCAAGTCTGATGAAAAAGCCGACAAAGGTCACAAGCAAAAgaacaagaaattaaaacagaaGAATGAGGAATTAAAGAACGGAGAGTTAAAAAGTCAAACGGATTCGAAGGACGTAGAATTAGAAAGCGCTTTAGCTTCCAAACATACTCACATCTCCAAGAAGCTTTCTACATTAATTGGTAATAAAGATGTGGACTCGCTTGATGgcttaaaagataaaataagcGATAGAAGACgtgaggaaaaattaaaaaacgaaaaagaaaaacaaagaaaagcgGTGAAAGGTGACGTTCACGGTATCTATTCCAAAAAAGTGCCTTCAAACAGTAGTACTTTCCACGACAATGACAAAGACAGTGGAAAGCGATCAAAGTCGAAGAAAAGTACGAAGGAAGATAAGATTGCGGATGATGCGATTAAAAAACATGATCCCGAAAtcaatgaaaataaaaaaagcattcATGCTAAACATGCCAAAGGATCGAAAGCGGAAGAGAATGCTACGATTCAAGCATTGAATCAAGCGACGGAGAAAACACTTCAC GATATTAACAAGTGGCTCGACGACGCTCCCAAGCTTTCGGAATTCTCCTCTGGCGGGGACTCGCCAGTACTTCATACTTCTGTCGAGACCAATCGAACAGGATCTAAGATCGAAGCTGCGCGTAAGAGACCGAGCTCTATGAAAATATTTGGCCCTCATGGACCAAGTCGACCGAAAAAGATACAACGCACGATCGATCGTTTACAACCTGGGAAAAGCAAGGGAAATTTACTTCTGAAAAAGCCGCTTAATGCGCCGAGCGCTAATGCTAATGATCCCGCGAGCCACTCTACAAGTGATAACGATCAAtcgaataaggataatgatgAAGAACCAAAGCTCAGCTTAGGTACTGTACTGAAAAACGTAGATTCCATCCAATTGATCTGTAAGAGTTTAGTATCGTCACCTAATCCTAATTTATCGAACGACGACGAAGAGGAGGATCACTCTCTCGCTGCAACTCAAGCGTCTAATGtcaaagaggaaaaaaaatcgcacgcTAAGGAAATTACGAAAACGTCGAGCACGGTagaggaaaaagagacgaCGGCTCGATCTACGGAAGAATCACAAAAACCAAAATCTGCCACGCCAAATTTGAGTGCCTGGTTCAAAGCCTTTGGAGCGCCAAAATCAAAAAAGAAGGACGAGGAAGCGGAAGAAGCTacaatgataaaaaaagacgGGGATTCACAGGAGACGTTTAGCGGTAGACAACGACGATTGAGCACCGGTGGAAGCAGTGTCAGCGAATCGGTATCTAGTTTCTCTCAAGAATCGCCGCCAGCCTCCCGTGCATCGCACTCTCCGCAATGCCAGCCCGTGATAACTCCGACCGAACCGATAAGGGGTGCAGGATTTTATCAGGATGCATTGTCAACGGGAAGCAGTCCGTACAATAGTCCTTATTACGCGACTCCACCGAGATACAGCGCGCAATTACCACCCACTCCGTCACCACAAAATCATCCGTTATCTCCAGCTTATCCGTCACCTTACGAACAACCCCCACCTGTCTATCCTCAAGTAAATGCGCAGCCACCGTATCAATCGCCATATCAGAAATCTTCGCCTCAAGATAACGCTAGCGAAGCGTATTCGCAGATGTCTCCGCAACGTTTTCCACAACAATTACCTGCCAGCAATCAGAATCAATCACCTGTTTATCCGCAACACTCTCCGCAACCGATGCAGCCGGTTTATCCTCAATCGTCGCCTCAGACACCGCCGTCAAATTATTCGCAGCCCTCGCCGCAACAATCGGCTACTCCGAGTTATTCGCAACCATCGCCGCAACAGAACGCAGTTGCTAATTATTCTCAGCCCTCGCCCCAAACGGTCGCCAGTTATCCGCAAGCTTCTccgcagcagcaacaacagtcTCCTTATACGCAGTCCTCTCCTCAAACGCCACCGAATTACTCGCAGCCGTCTCCACACTCTCCATATGCGCAGTCCTCTCCTCAGCAGCCCACCGGATACAATCGTCTGTCACCGCAGCCACCGCCTGCTAATTACTCTCAACCTTCGCCTCAACCACCGAATGTGTACGCGCAGCCGTCTCCTCAACCGCCGAGTTTCTCTCCGCAGTCGTCTCCGCAAACACGTTCTTCCAACTACTCGCAGCCGTCGCCGCAGCCTCCGGCCTCCTACCCGACTCCGCAACACGATCGGAATTATTCGCAATCGTCGCACCAGCAAATTCAATCTTTCTCTCAACACTCGCCGCAAGCGTCATCTCCATTCACTGAACCTCATCCGTCGCCGCAACCATTGACCAATTATCCTGTTGTCGGGCAGTCGTCTCCTCAGCAGCCGGCAACGTACTCACATCCGTTACATTCACCGCAGACACCGCCGAATTATTCGCAACTTTCGCCGCAACAAACATCCGGAACGGcgacagcagcagcagcagcagcagcgtCGGCATCGTCGTCGGCGACAGCGGCGGTGAATTATTCACAACCATCGCCTCAACAGTCGCGCAATTATCCACAATCGTCGCCTCAACAAAAATCCACGTGTAATCCCGCACAACCGCCGCAACAATCTCCTGGATATTCGCAGCCTTCTCCGCAACAGTCCGCTAATTATGCTCAGCTTCAATCATCGAAGAACTCGGAGGAATATCCTGCTCAAGCTGCAGCCCCGTCTGCGAATTATCCCCAGGATTTCAAGCAAAATCCTTCGTACATTCAACAGTCGCCTACGGTATCTTCGTCCGTAAACGAGCCTGAACATCGAGGAGAGTATCTTAAATCTAATACTAGCGAAAAGACAGCAACGGGCGATCAACAGCGAACTTTCCCAGCTCAATCGGAATCGTTGAATCTAAATGCGAATCATCAGATTTACCAGTCATCGAGTCAGTATCCACCACCGTATCCAAACAGTTTTTCCAACGTCGAGCTTCAGCGGTCTGCTTCGAGACACGGCAGTCAGCAACAGATGCAACAACAACAGCAATCAGCTTCACAAGAGTGTTCTCGGACCAGTTTTCCCGAGATGCAACCGCGTGGGTTCCTTGGCAAATCGTCCAGCGACCAATTACCTACGCCTGCGTCGGATCAGACGCAATTGTTGGCATTTCAGCAAAATTTGACGACAGCCCACGAGCCACTCTATCCAAGTGGCTTCCAGCCATCCGCTTATCCATTACCGCCACCGAACTCGAGGCCGGTGTATCCTAGTCCGCATTATTTCGACGCTGGTTCCAAGTCCGCTGGTGGGGGCAGTGGCGGGGTGGCCGTATCTCCCTCCAGTAATCCTCCTCCGATGAAGAAACGTGCGTACGAGTCGGCTGTCAGCGAGTCCGGCGCACGTGGTCTTTCACAGGAAGGTGCCGTACCGCGTCCGAGTCAGGAACAGTTTCCGAATTTCGAGCCAATGATGGCTCTTTCGCAGCCTGATGCCGTGTCAGTCAGTCAATTTGACGGCACGCCATTCGTTGGGGGCTTAGCTGACTCTATGGCGACTAATTCGGCGTATGCACGGTTAAGCCTCAGTCTGGTGGGTCGGCCACCGAGTAAGGAGCAGCAACAACTGTTGACTATCCCACGACCACCGCCCGGAACCAAGACGGAGCATCTCGCTGCCTATGGACGAGGTGGCCCGCCTGGTCCTGCCGAACTTGAGCAGCTTAATCTGTTACAGAGTTTACAGAGCGCGGTGACCAAGAATAGTCAAGGTATCCTCGCGATGTCGCGACGATCCGGCGAGAGTGACGTGCGGGCGACGCCTGTCGTTACGATGACGCCCACCGTGTCGCAGCCCAAGACAAAGAGGAGTCGAAAAAGCAAGCATCCGCAGCAGCAGGAACAATCTAGCGCAGCTGTTGCAGCGACGACTGTGACGACGAGCGGCGATCAATCACAAGCGGCAGGGATGCCCGCGTTTCCGCAATATGCGGCCGCGACCGCGGCCGATTCTATCGGCGCCTTGAAGACATCTACGGTGGTCCCACCGCCCGCAGGTAGTGCCTTTAACTTTGCCGCCTCTGCCAGCGGGGCGACCGCCGGCCACGCGCCGCCGTTCCCTTACGACAAAGACGCTACCGCGGCCGCCGCGTTTGCCTTCCTGACGGACGAGTTTCGCAATCCAGGGAGTTACTACAACATGGCTCTACGACAACAACAgcaccagcagcagcagcagcagcaacaacagcaccagcagcagcaacagcagcagcagcagcagcaacagtcGCAGACGTCGATGGGACCGCCGACAGGGAGTAACGCTTCGGGTCAGTCAACATCTTGTAACAAACTCGGCAGCCAGCCACCACCGAGGAATTATCCGCCGCCTCATTCGTTCCTGCACTCAGCCGCAGCTGCCGCCGCAGCCCAGAGATCGGCCTACGCTCCGCCGGTTTCTGCTTACGTGACCCCACACGCGCCCAATTTAACGATGGACCAGGCTGCTTATCAGCAATACATTCACACGCTCTATGCCCTCGGCCCACCGCCGCATCACCATCGACCGTCCTGGCTTTAG